The Excalfactoria chinensis isolate bCotChi1 chromosome 10, bCotChi1.hap2, whole genome shotgun sequence genome has a segment encoding these proteins:
- the ANXA2 gene encoding annexin A2, producing the protein MSTVHEILSKLSLEGDHSLPPSAYATVKAYSNFDADRDAAALEAAIKTKGVDEVTIINILTNRSNEQRQDIAFAYQRRTKKELSAALKSALSGHLEAVILGLLKTPSQYDASELKASMKGLGTDEDTLIEIICSRTNQELYEINRVYREMYKTELEKDIISDTSGDFRKLMVALAKGKRSEDTSVIDYELIDQDARELYDAGVKRKGTDVPKWINIMTERSIPHLQKVFERYKSYSPYDMLESIRKEVKGDLENAFVNLVQCIQNKQLYFADRLYDSMKGKGTRDKVLIRIMVSRCEVDMLKIKSEFKRKYGKSLYYFIQQDTKGDYQRALLNLCGGED; encoded by the exons ATGTCGACTGTCCACGAAATTTTAAGCAAGCTCAGCCTGGAAGGAGAT CATTCTCTCCCTCCAAGTGCGTATGCTACAGTTAAGGCTTACTCAAACTTTGATGCTGACcgggatgctgcagccctggaagCAGCCATCAAGACCAAAG GTGTGGATGAAGTTACCATCATCAACATCCTGACGAACCGCAGCAATGAACAGAGGCAGGATATTGCCTTTGCTTATCAGAGGAGAACCAAAAAG GAACTTTCTGCAGCACTTAAGTCTGCCCTGTCAGGTCATTTAGAGGCAGTGATCTTGGGCTTGCTGAAGACACCATCACAGTATGATGCCTCTGAACTGAAAGCTTCCATGAAG GGCCTGGGAACTGACGAAGACACACTTATTGAAATCATTTGCTCACGGACAAATCAGGAGCTTTATGAAATTAATAGAGTCTATAGGGAAA tgtacaaaacagaactggaaaaggACATTATATCAGACACGTCTGGTGATTTCCGCAAGCTAATGGTTGCCCTGGCCAAG GGCAAAAGGTCTGAAGATACTTCTGTGATTGATTATGAACTGATTGACCAAGATGCTAGG GAGCTCTATGATGCTGGTGTCAAGAGAAAGGGAACTGATGTTCCCAAGTGGATCAACATTATGACTGAGAGAAGCATTCCACATCTGCAGAAAG TGTTTGAAAGGTACAAGAGCTACAGCCCATACGATATGTTGGAGAGCATCAGGAAGGAAGTTAAGGGAGATCTGGAGAACGCCTTTGTTAATCTTG TTCAGTGCATTCAGAACAAGCAGCTATACTTTGCAGACAgactctatgattccatgaag GGCAAGGGAACCCGTGACAAGGTCCTGATTAGGATTATGGTCTCCCGCTGTGAGGTTGACATGCTGAAAATTAAGAGTGAATTCAAGAGGAAATATGGAAAATCCCTCTATTATTTCATCCAG CAAGACACAAAAGGCGATTACCAGAGGGCGCTGCTGAACCTGTGTGGCGGAGAGGACTGA